A stretch of Planococcus citri chromosome 5, ihPlaCitr1.1, whole genome shotgun sequence DNA encodes these proteins:
- the LOC135847751 gene encoding alpha-tocopherol transfer protein-like, whose protein sequence is MKFEHQTCEEEYARDPKLDKEDIQQLMQWIEKQPHMPRVSEYHVMQYYHCSDYSQQKAKDLLDLHYAYRNEALELFHGPGYEAPKYPHNIWDIVYIIELPKPSPEGYRLIYCGLKDTTPSKYNFDLSLHTFIKAMMTVVMEQGHCPGYAFIFDIHGIVISHLATVSISSVRKFLYFVQEAVPVKVKAVHVVNISPIIDRLMMLAKPFLKKELYEMIHIQSDMNVFYQSVPKDLVPSDIGGTLPSRIELQAIFKAKLDAMESCVDEELRLRTDEKKRANKPNAKLMHNSMQGSFKKLAID, encoded by the exons ATGAAATTCGAACATCAGACTTGCGAAGAAGAATATGCTCGAGATCCCAAACTGGACAAAGAAGATATCCAGCAATTGATGCAATGGATCGAGAAACAACCTCATATGCCTCGAGTTTCAG AGTACCACGTAATGCAATATTACCACTGCTCCGACTACAGTCAGCAAAAAGCCAAAGATCTCCTAGACTTACACTATGCATACCGTAACGAAGCTTTGGAATTATTCCACGGACCCGGCTACGAGGCTCCTAAATACCCTCACAATATTTGGGACATCGT ATACATAATCGAGCTTCCTAAACCATCCCCCGAAGGATACAGATTGATTTACTGCGGTTTAAAGGATACTACCCCTTCTAAATATAATTTCGACCTGAGTCTGCACACTTTTATCAAAGCTATGATGACCGTCGTAATGGAACAAGGGCATTGCCCCGGTTACGCGTTCATATTCGACATACACGGTATCGTAATCAGTCATTTGGCCACAGTTAGCATTTCTTCGGtacgaaaatttttatattttgtccAG GAAGCTGTACCAGTTAAAGTAAAAGCTGTCCATGTAGTGAATATTTCGCCCATAATTGACCGACTCATGATGTTAGCTAAACCTTTCCTCAAGAAAGAACTATACGAAATG ATCCACATACAGTCCGATATGAACGTATTTTACCAAAGTGTGCCCAAAGATCTTGTACCATCCGATATAGGAGGAACTTTACCTTCGAGAATTGAACTTCAAG CAATATTCAAAGCTAAATTAGATGCTATGGAGAGTTGCGTAGACGAAGAGCTCAGACTTCGTACGGATGAGAAGAAAAGAGCAAATAAACCCAATGCCAAGCTGATGCATAATTCGATGCAAGGatcgtttaaaaaattagcTATCGATTGA